From a single Dehalococcoidia bacterium genomic region:
- the cobU gene encoding bifunctional adenosylcobinamide kinase/adenosylcobinamide-phosphate guanylyltransferase yields MSKQLTLILGGARSGKSNLAERLAGQYESVLFVATAEPLDEDMERRIARHKISRPHHWMTLEEPVDLASSLLATDDQHDICLVDCLTVWVSNLLLRIEDRVDAEDAIVNAAERLLDAYDISTASWIVVSNEVGLGVVPPTPLGRRYRDALGRVNQLVAARADKVYFMVAGLALELKSAGAIPLTDVDH; encoded by the coding sequence TTGAGCAAACAGTTAACGTTAATACTCGGTGGAGCCCGTTCAGGGAAGAGTAATCTTGCCGAAAGGCTGGCTGGACAGTACGAAAGCGTCCTGTTCGTAGCTACGGCCGAACCCTTGGACGAGGACATGGAACGTCGCATTGCCCGGCACAAGATCAGCCGACCGCATCATTGGATGACACTGGAAGAACCCGTTGACCTCGCCTCATCTCTCCTGGCAACCGACGATCAGCACGACATCTGCTTGGTTGACTGCTTGACAGTCTGGGTCAGCAACCTGCTATTGAGAATAGAGGACCGTGTTGACGCCGAGGATGCGATAGTGAACGCGGCTGAACGTCTCCTGGACGCCTACGATATTTCGACCGCATCTTGGATTGTCGTAAGCAACGAGGTCGGACTCGGAGTCGTTCCCCCAACTCCTCTCGGTAGAAGATATCGGGATGCGCTAGGACGCGTAAATCAGCTCGTGGCGGCCAGGGCAGACAAGGTCTACTTCATGGTCGCGGGACTTGCTCTGGAGCTAAAGTCAGCGGGTGCGATACCGCTTACAGATGTAGATCACTAA
- a CDS encoding histidinol-phosphate aminotransferase family protein produces MVTPLSHERPVHGGLNLAELESLGLDPREVIDFSVSINPLGPSPQVLEAIQCPELAAYPDPDCIELRRAISRHSGVDVERIVAGNGSTELIYLLARALLGPDESAVIFAPTFGEYAAACRLQGVETVAVSASGEGFAWNLGEARDMIASLRPKVVFLCNPNNPTGVYLSEDEVRSIARALGNSGLLVLDEAYLPFAHDDWDSLDILSMGNVALLRSMTKDHALTGLRLGYLLASEDVASLVGKFQYSWSVNSLAQIAGLAALGDPNHVVMGRAIVEQGKEYLRKAALSLGLECPPSAANFLLLRVGQATKVRRRLLTQHGVCVRDCTSFGLPEYIRIGVRTMDENQALVQALRNVIPAGSD; encoded by the coding sequence ATGGTAACTCCACTCTCTCACGAAAGACCGGTCCATGGTGGCCTGAATCTGGCCGAACTCGAGAGTCTGGGTCTGGACCCCCGTGAGGTAATCGACTTCAGCGTCAGCATCAATCCACTTGGCCCGTCGCCTCAAGTCTTGGAGGCGATTCAATGCCCCGAGCTGGCCGCATATCCTGATCCTGACTGCATCGAGCTCAGGAGGGCCATCAGCAGGCACTCCGGAGTCGACGTCGAACGCATAGTAGCTGGTAACGGCTCGACCGAACTCATATACCTCCTGGCCAGAGCGCTGCTCGGACCTGACGAAAGCGCAGTAATATTCGCTCCGACATTCGGCGAGTATGCGGCCGCGTGCCGACTGCAGGGTGTGGAGACAGTGGCGGTCTCTGCCTCTGGCGAAGGGTTCGCGTGGAATCTAGGTGAAGCAAGGGACATGATTGCCAGCCTACGCCCGAAGGTCGTATTCCTCTGCAATCCGAACAATCCTACGGGCGTCTACTTGTCCGAGGATGAAGTCAGGAGCATCGCACGAGCACTGGGTAACTCGGGCCTATTGGTGTTGGACGAGGCATATCTGCCTTTCGCGCATGATGACTGGGACTCGCTGGATATCTTGTCGATGGGAAATGTCGCCCTGCTGCGATCCATGACTAAGGATCACGCACTGACCGGATTGCGGCTTGGGTACCTCCTGGCCTCAGAAGACGTTGCGAGTCTTGTCGGAAAGTTTCAGTACAGTTGGAGCGTCAACTCGCTGGCACAGATTGCCGGCCTCGCTGCACTGGGAGACCCGAACCATGTAGTAATGGGGCGAGCAATCGTTGAGCAGGGCAAAGAGTATCTGCGTAAGGCTGCTTTGTCGCTGGGACTGGAATGCCCGCCCAGTGCTGCAAACTTTCTGCTTTTAAGAGTTGGGCAGGCCACCAAAGTCCGACGTAGACTTCTAACTCAACATGGTGTGTGTGTCAGAGACTGCACTTCGTTCGGTCTCCCTGAGTACATACGAATAGGCGTGAGGACGATGGACGAGAACCAGGCATTGGTCCAAGCCTTACGCAACGTAATTCCAGCAGGAAGCGACTAG
- the cobD gene encoding cobalamin biosynthesis protein CobD, whose translation MEWSAWPAEWYLDVGVLLVALTLDLLLPELPARVHPVVWIGNAVSWLGRPVRNSQSRVLALFWGALVAFILPGITGVLAWLAALGLRELGAAPYVLGGGLLLSTTFAVAGLARAGAAVRDAMDADDIDRARLGLRHLVSRDPNSLTPPLIAAAAIQSVAENTTDSYIAPWLAFALFGLPGAFAYRAINTLDSMIGYRGRYDYLGMASARLDDLVNLIPARFSAVLIVISGRLYGLPVTRGWIWAWRGRLLTESPNAGWTIGGMSGVLGVVLEKTCHYRIGDGLKDPSATDIGATVRIAYMVAGLGIVMALTLLSVRGLFGS comes from the coding sequence ATGGAGTGGAGCGCATGGCCGGCCGAATGGTATCTGGATGTAGGAGTGCTGCTGGTCGCCCTTACACTCGATCTGCTCCTCCCCGAGCTTCCCGCGCGAGTACACCCAGTGGTCTGGATTGGCAACGCGGTTTCGTGGCTTGGACGACCTGTTAGGAACAGCCAAAGTAGGGTATTGGCCCTTTTCTGGGGAGCGCTCGTGGCATTCATCCTGCCTGGAATTACAGGTGTCCTCGCCTGGCTGGCAGCTCTCGGTCTTAGAGAACTCGGTGCCGCCCCCTACGTCTTGGGCGGCGGATTGTTGCTCAGCACTACATTTGCTGTCGCCGGACTCGCCCGAGCTGGCGCAGCTGTGCGAGACGCAATGGATGCTGACGACATAGACAGGGCGAGACTCGGTCTTCGGCATCTGGTCAGCCGGGACCCAAACTCCCTCACTCCCCCCTTGATCGCCGCCGCCGCCATCCAGTCAGTAGCTGAGAACACTACCGATAGCTATATTGCTCCATGGCTGGCGTTCGCTCTCTTTGGTCTGCCGGGGGCATTCGCATACCGCGCCATAAACACGCTGGATAGCATGATTGGATATAGAGGCCGTTACGATTATCTGGGTATGGCTTCAGCCCGCCTTGACGATCTCGTGAACCTGATTCCCGCCCGGTTCAGTGCGGTGCTAATCGTGATTTCGGGGCGGCTTTATGGGCTTCCTGTGACTAGGGGATGGATTTGGGCTTGGAGGGGGCGTCTCCTTACTGAGAGCCCCAATGCAGGATGGACGATTGGCGGAATGTCAGGCGTTCTGGGTGTAGTGCTTGAGAAGACCTGTCACTACCGAATCGGAGATGGACTTAAGGACCCCTCTGCCACAGATATCGGTGCCACAGTGCGCATTGCATACATGGTGGCCGGACTCGGGATTGTGATGGCACTTACTCTACTCTCGGTTCGCGGCCTGTTTGGGAGCTGA
- the cobS gene encoding adenosylcobinamide-GDP ribazoletransferase, translating into MTGLRSAIGFLTILPVAPRTGATGFVSSRAWFPVVGLTLGTVLVATEIALESGYPLFNESHRPFPPLLSASILVAVLVVLTRALHLDGFMDCCDGLLGGFSRARRLDILRDPNVGAFAVTGVVCLLILKVSAIMALPAKSGLWLLFLLPCLSRWAVLLTMEIFPYVREEGIGSPFMGRTSALQRILPLTVTLLSALFFLGAAGLVLMAVAGATAWGVGAWSSKLLGGVTGDVYGAAIEVAEVSVLISAVLLTHIFSPDVFASALNLINL; encoded by the coding sequence ATGACTGGACTGCGCTCCGCGATTGGATTCCTGACGATTCTGCCAGTCGCTCCACGAACTGGGGCAACCGGGTTTGTGTCTTCACGTGCCTGGTTCCCGGTGGTAGGGCTGACTCTCGGGACAGTTCTTGTTGCTACTGAGATCGCGCTGGAATCCGGGTATCCACTCTTCAACGAAAGCCATCGTCCGTTCCCACCGCTGCTGTCAGCTTCCATTCTCGTGGCTGTGCTGGTCGTATTGACGAGGGCACTCCACCTCGACGGATTCATGGACTGCTGCGATGGTCTTTTGGGCGGTTTCAGCCGGGCCAGAAGGCTGGACATACTTAGGGATCCGAACGTTGGAGCATTTGCAGTGACGGGAGTGGTGTGTCTACTGATTCTTAAGGTGTCGGCGATTATGGCATTGCCTGCGAAGAGTGGACTGTGGCTGCTGTTCCTACTACCGTGCCTTTCGCGGTGGGCCGTGCTACTGACGATGGAGATATTTCCCTACGTCAGGGAGGAAGGCATTGGTTCGCCGTTTATGGGTCGGACAAGCGCACTGCAGCGTATCCTTCCACTGACTGTGACATTGTTGTCTGCTCTTTTTTTCTTGGGGGCGGCAGGTCTGGTTCTCATGGCAGTAGCCGGGGCGACGGCATGGGGAGTTGGGGCATGGTCCTCGAAGCTATTGGGAGGCGTCACGGGGGATGTGTACGGAGCCGCGATCGAAGTGGCCGAAGTATCCGTCCTCATCTCAGCCGTTCTCCTCACCCATATCTTCTCGCCCGACGTATTCGCGTCTGCCCTCAATCTGATCAACTTGTGA
- the cobT gene encoding nicotinate-nucleotide--dimethylbenzimidazole phosphoribosyltransferase yields MVDELITIAEAIGRIRPVDLDAKSRAEARQATLTKPPGSLGRLEALSVQLAGIFGSETPRVRDRVVVVAAGDHGVVSRGVTGYPQEVTAQMVMNFLAGGAAVSVMCRNLGVRQVIVDAGVSSNLPDHLELRVLKVGRGTADISRGPAMTREQADRCVLEGIKLTVELAEAGNDLIATGDMGIGNTTSSSAITSAITGRHPQETTGAGTGRTPEELEQKIGVVGSALDVNAPDPNDGLDVLAKVGGFEIGVLAGVILGGAMMRRAVVIDGFISGAAALIAHKMSSNVIDYVIPAHVSAERGHRALLSWMGLSPLLDLNMRLGEGTGAVVAMPIIDAAAACLSEMATFSDAGVSDRDPDSGPANDQGP; encoded by the coding sequence TGGACCTCGATGCGAAGTCACGAGCTGAAGCCAGGCAGGCCACCCTTACGAAACCTCCTGGAAGCCTGGGACGGCTGGAAGCGCTCTCTGTGCAATTGGCGGGAATCTTCGGTTCGGAAACTCCGAGAGTACGCGACAGGGTGGTCGTTGTTGCCGCAGGGGACCATGGTGTTGTTTCCAGAGGCGTGACCGGCTACCCACAGGAGGTCACCGCTCAAATGGTGATGAACTTCCTCGCAGGAGGGGCAGCCGTTAGTGTCATGTGTCGCAACTTGGGTGTGCGACAGGTCATTGTCGATGCAGGTGTGTCATCCAACCTGCCTGACCATCTCGAGCTTAGAGTCCTGAAAGTTGGTCGAGGCACCGCAGACATCAGCAGAGGACCTGCCATGACGAGGGAGCAGGCTGATCGCTGCGTTCTTGAGGGAATCAAACTTACGGTCGAGCTGGCAGAAGCAGGGAACGACTTGATCGCCACCGGTGACATGGGCATCGGCAATACTACGTCATCAAGCGCAATTACGTCTGCGATAACCGGTCGACACCCACAGGAGACTACTGGTGCAGGCACAGGTCGCACACCAGAAGAGCTCGAGCAAAAGATAGGCGTGGTTGGTTCGGCACTGGACGTCAACGCTCCCGATCCGAACGACGGATTGGATGTCCTTGCCAAGGTAGGCGGCTTCGAAATTGGAGTCCTGGCCGGAGTAATCCTGGGCGGTGCCATGATGCGTCGAGCAGTAGTAATCGATGGTTTCATCTCAGGAGCTGCTGCCCTAATCGCCCACAAGATGTCCTCTAACGTAATTGACTACGTGATTCCGGCTCATGTGTCAGCCGAAAGGGGACACCGGGCCTTGCTGTCCTGGATGGGACTGTCGCCCCTGTTGGACTTGAACATGCGGTTGGGTGAAGGTACCGGTGCGGTGGTCGCGATGCCGATCATCGATGCGGCGGCGGCGTGTCTCTCTGAGATGGCTACATTTTCGGATGCGGGTGTATCGGACAGGGACCCTGATTCTGGACCTGCGAACGATCAAGGCCCATGA